Proteins found in one Elephas maximus indicus isolate mEleMax1 chromosome 11, mEleMax1 primary haplotype, whole genome shotgun sequence genomic segment:
- the BSPH1 gene encoding binder of sperm protein homolog 1: MMHFPEIKDGKCAFPFNYKDRTFYSCIKSLSKHDWCSLNKTYQGYWKYCGKEDVADCAFPFWYKRMIYRECTDDGSLFGKKWCSLTQNYNKDGIWRYCD, from the exons atggCAAGTGTGCCTTTCCATTCAACTACAAGGATAGAACATTCTATTCTTGCATCAAGAGCTTGTCAAAACATGACTGGTGCTCATTAAATAAGACTTACCAAGGATATTGGAAGTATTGTGGTAAAGAAG ATGTTGCAGACTGTGCATTTCCCTTCTGGTACAAACGTATGATCTACCGGGAGTGTACTGACGATGGGAGTTTGTTCGGGAAAAAGTGGTGTTCGTTGACCCAGAATTATAACAAGGACGGAATTTGGAGATATTGTGATTGA